The proteins below come from a single bacterium genomic window:
- a CDS encoding ATP-binding protein, with protein sequence MRLYRAVMAALAGYAALLVVAAAALLAATGWPRRVPDVAVPLLGTLFVALVAAAIIAGRFTAALARPLHELAAAAWSGVEGRLRPAREVSGDISFDEVHEAIAAFNAMVLETSHTIAALDLQKSTLESVLAHMSDALLVLDGRGTLTLVNPSAERIFGITAPLVIGHRLIEAFRHFELDALVRQAERERQPLTREIELHHPEHRLLRVQANPVAGPQGYFLGVVVVAQDVTDQRRTDIVRREFVANVSHELRTPLTSVRALAEALAGGAAQDPAAGPRFFERIITEIDRLTLIVNDLLDLSAIESGSAKMEMEAVPLRDVIEDVVAKFRPMADRRRIALRGNNGDRGLARAWADRTRITQAVANLVDNAIKYTPDGGTVVVAGEARDDMVAISVADTGVGIAPEHLPRVFERFYRADRSRSRALGGTGLGLSIVKHIATSHGGEVEVQSAEGRGTRFTLLLPRARE encoded by the coding sequence ATGCGGCTCTACCGCGCGGTGATGGCGGCGTTGGCGGGCTACGCGGCGCTGCTTGTCGTCGCCGCGGCGGCGCTGCTGGCCGCCACCGGGTGGCCGCGGCGGGTCCCGGACGTCGCGGTTCCGCTGCTCGGCACGCTGTTCGTCGCGCTCGTCGCCGCGGCGATCATCGCGGGACGGTTCACGGCCGCGCTCGCCCGGCCGCTCCACGAGCTCGCCGCGGCCGCGTGGTCGGGCGTCGAGGGCCGTCTCAGGCCGGCGCGGGAAGTCTCCGGCGACATCTCGTTCGACGAGGTGCACGAGGCCATCGCCGCGTTCAACGCGATGGTGTTGGAAACCAGTCATACCATCGCCGCGCTCGATCTGCAGAAATCCACCCTGGAATCCGTGCTCGCGCACATGAGCGACGCGCTCCTGGTGCTCGACGGGCGGGGGACGCTCACGCTCGTCAACCCGTCCGCCGAGCGGATCTTCGGCATCACAGCACCGCTCGTCATCGGGCATCGGTTGATCGAGGCCTTCCGCCATTTCGAGCTGGACGCGCTCGTCCGGCAGGCGGAGCGGGAGCGGCAGCCGCTCACACGGGAGATCGAACTCCACCACCCCGAGCACCGCCTGCTGCGCGTGCAGGCGAACCCGGTGGCCGGACCGCAGGGATACTTTCTCGGCGTCGTCGTCGTGGCCCAGGACGTCACCGATCAGCGCCGCACCGACATCGTGCGCCGCGAATTCGTCGCCAACGTCTCGCACGAGCTCCGCACACCTCTCACGTCGGTGCGGGCGCTGGCCGAGGCGCTGGCGGGCGGCGCGGCGCAGGACCCCGCGGCCGGCCCGAGGTTCTTCGAGCGGATCATCACGGAGATCGACCGGCTTACGCTCATCGTCAACGACCTCCTCGATCTGTCGGCCATCGAGAGCGGCAGCGCCAAGATGGAGATGGAGGCGGTGCCCCTCCGGGATGTAATCGAGGACGTGGTGGCGAAGTTCCGTCCGATGGCCGATCGCCGCCGCATCGCGCTCCGTGGGAACAACGGGGACCGCGGCTTGGCCCGCGCGTGGGCCGACCGCACGCGCATCACGCAGGCGGTCGCGAACCTCGTCGACAACGCGATCAAGTACACGCCGGACGGCGGCACGGTTGTGGTGGCCGGCGAGGCGCGCGACGACATGGTCGCGATCTCGGTCGCGGACACGGGGGTCGGGATCGCCCCCGAGCACCTGCCCCGCGTTTTCGAGCGGTTCTACCGGGCCGACCGCTCGCGTTCCCGCGCGCTCGGCGGGACCGGCCTTGGCCTCAGCATCGTGAAGCACATCGCCACGTCCCACGGCGGCGAGGTCGAGGTGCAGAGCGCGGAGGGGCGTGGCACCCGCTTCACGCTGCTGCTGCCCCGGGCCCGCGAATGA
- a CDS encoding PHP-associated domain-containing protein yields MKRIDLHTHAKISKLFSFEMRSLHQMIAQARRVGLDGIALVEHFHAASFWEVHEALGQAFAYADGVYHAGGGFRILTGAELSLMNDGRPADLILLGTLDQLRGFNVRLTRPATGGYRPPLSEAVTVVREVGMFVIGAHIFRPGKELVALGRALAALDAIEANGKDFRRDERVYDAARRLGLPVVGGSDAHFWAQIGIKATVLPISEITQAKVTHAIREGLASVECLDYGPLAVQISGAYKRILKARQARPGYAEHRRPASEADPVAVAR; encoded by the coding sequence GTGAAACGCATCGACCTACACACCCACGCCAAGATCTCCAAGCTGTTTTCCTTCGAGATGCGGTCCCTGCACCAGATGATCGCGCAGGCGCGACGGGTCGGGCTCGACGGCATCGCGCTGGTCGAACATTTTCACGCCGCCAGCTTCTGGGAGGTCCACGAGGCCCTCGGCCAAGCATTCGCCTACGCGGACGGCGTCTACCATGCCGGCGGGGGGTTCCGCATTCTCACGGGAGCCGAACTGAGCCTGATGAACGACGGGCGCCCCGCGGATCTCATTCTCCTCGGCACGCTCGATCAGCTCCGCGGGTTCAACGTGCGCCTGACGCGTCCGGCGACCGGCGGATACCGGCCCCCGCTGTCGGAGGCCGTGACCGTCGTCCGGGAGGTGGGAATGTTCGTGATCGGCGCCCACATCTTCCGGCCCGGCAAGGAACTCGTCGCGCTGGGACGCGCGCTCGCGGCGCTCGACGCCATCGAGGCCAACGGCAAGGATTTTCGGCGCGACGAGCGGGTGTACGACGCGGCGCGGCGGCTTGGGCTCCCCGTGGTCGGCGGCAGCGACGCCCATTTTTGGGCGCAGATCGGGATCAAGGCGACGGTACTGCCCATCAGCGAGATCACGCAGGCCAAAGTGACCCATGCCATTCGGGAGGGTCTGGCCAGCGTCGAGTGTCTGGATTACGGCCCGCTCGCGGTGCAGATCAGCGGGGCGTACAAGCGGATCCTCAAGGCGAGACAGGCCCGCCCCGGATACGCGGAGCATCGACGGCCGGCGTCCGAGGCGGATCCCGTGGCCGTCGCCCGGTAG
- a CDS encoding amphi-Trp domain-containing protein yields the protein MSQSLKMAAKLPNTDVAEMMNQLSLGLMHGAIVIRNSGKRHAYHPGQVISVEIRADEDSGKGEMHIELRWRVPLSVTTAP from the coding sequence ATGAGCCAGTCGTTGAAGATGGCGGCGAAGCTGCCGAACACCGACGTCGCCGAGATGATGAACCAGCTGTCGCTGGGTCTCATGCACGGGGCGATCGTGATCCGTAACAGCGGGAAGCGTCACGCGTACCACCCCGGACAGGTGATTTCGGTGGAGATCCGCGCGGATGAAGATTCCGGCAAGGGAGAGATGCACATCGAATTGCGCTGGCGGGTGCCGCTGAGCGTCACCACGGCTCCGTAG
- a CDS encoding amphi-Trp domain-containing protein, translating into MAKNGKFEFTATLEPANAADYLSRIADGLRRGVIGLTAAGRSIRLEPGSMVTVEIAAESKPEKAKGSLGLEISWKANQEESVAALEVTVDPREEVGNAHRSHD; encoded by the coding sequence ATGGCTAAGAACGGCAAGTTCGAGTTTACGGCGACGCTCGAGCCCGCAAACGCGGCAGACTACTTGAGCCGGATCGCCGACGGGCTCCGCCGCGGCGTGATCGGCCTGACGGCCGCCGGGCGGTCGATTCGTCTCGAGCCCGGCTCGATGGTCACGGTGGAAATCGCCGCGGAGTCCAAACCGGAGAAAGCCAAGGGCAGTCTCGGGCTGGAGATTTCCTGGAAGGCCAACCAGGAGGAATCCGTCGCGGCGCTCGAGGTGACGGTCGATCCGCGCGAAGAGGTCGGGAATGCGCACCGGTCCCACGACTAG